The DNA region TATACCATACTACACTATAAAACCCTATATTATACACTGCACTGCATTGTACTATATTATAATATACTATACTCTACTATACCACACCATACTATTGTACAACCCTCTCCTACCCTACACAACACTGCACTATACTATATTATACTGCACTgcactatactatactatattgAACCATATACTACCACCGTactataataaataatttaatttccaCTATATACTAACAAGGGCATTTCATCCAGGGCTGCAGCCCTTGAAGCAGTGaattaaaaagttttttaaaaacaatgttttcattgtcaaatttaatttacgTTATAGTCAATCAACTTGAGGAAAGCAAGTGAATCGTTTTCTCTATTCACCAAATGCCCCTTTACCCTTAACACCAGATCCCCTCAAGGCTGCATGCTGAGCCCTCTgctgttaagattaagattaagatgcatttattagtcccaaacacatgcacagacatgcaaaggcacactcatgcaggtagggaaatttaatctctgcttttaacccatctggtgcaggacacacagagcagtgagcgacgaTGTACGGCGCTCAAgggcagatgttgggggagtaaggtgccttgctcaggggcactagacagggtagggagactcttggatttttggacagatcaatcaaggttcgtcttttgttgtctctccgtggagtcgaaccagagacgaaccagagaccttctctgcccatagtccaagtttctgccactagaccactcCTCTCCCAGCCATGTACTCGCTGTACAACCATGACTGTGTATCCACATCAGACAGCATCACATAATTAAGTTTTGTAACGACACAGTACTTTTGAGAGTGGGCTATCAGAACGACCCTCTCCGACCGGCAAGACATTTCTAGCAGACAATGCAGGTCAAGTGCTGAGAAGATCCTCAGACAGCCCAACCACCCTGGAAACAcactcctcttcctgctcccaTCAGGCCAGAGGTTCTGCTGCCTGAGAACCAAcacagagaggatgaggaggagtttCTTCCCACCGGTCATCTGTTTGCTCAACTCTAAGCATTCAACTGCACTACAGCAGAAGCACACTAACCTTACATGTATATagtctttttatatttatattttaccttTGTAGTATTTTCCAGTGTGTAATACTATTGTGTgctatttttatattgtttcttttattttattattttaaaactggATGCAGGCAAAATAACACATTCCACTGCACATTGTACTATGTATAGTTGCGGACACAGAACACGGGGTTAAGATTAAATCTTTCAGCTTCTACTTCTACTTCCTGTCACTAAATGGACCTAATGCACTCTGTACTTTGGTGAAATCTCAGCAAATCAAGCAgaattattttcaatataaaaaCTGTGTTATGTGTAGTAAGCAACACCAATGTGTTTAAATGATGCACAGAAACAGATGAAATGAATGGCTGGTAGATGGTAGAGTTAAAACAGTGCATTCAGTTAAGTTCAGGTGTGCACCCATTTTATAATTGACATGCTTGTCATGGTATGGTATTTGATGTATTTATGCCTCCATTTAAGTTTGATTTACTTCGTTATTTTGATTGCTCTCTGAAAAACTTTTATAGATTGAAAATGTTACAGCATGACATTTAGATTCATGAGTAAATGAAGGTGCGGTAAATGAACAGCATCATATCTTGTGCCTCCGACAGTCCTTGTGCCCAACAAAAGAAAAGGTCTCGGGCTTCAGGCTGAATAAAGATTTTGATCTACACTGACATTTAGCTGCTTGTCAGATCTGCTGTATCTCCGTGAGATAGGGTGCTGAGGGCACTGCTTAGTGTCCCTTTAATGGTCAACTGGCAGACAGGGATTGGTGACTGATTTAGCCCAGGTTGGAACCTACCTGTGAGAGAAAGCCTTTGGGGTGATCGTcatcctggagagagagagagtgagagagcgaagAGGGTTAAGCTTCTTTGCTGTGTCGCTTTACCAAGATAACTGTGCTTAGCCTTAATAAGAGAACAGCTCCACCCACGCCCATGCAGGATAAGCGACTGCTAAGTAGCGTGGTGCTTTTGGGGTAAAGATTGGTGCTGCCTTTGCTTGTGTTGAAACGCTATAGTTTTTTATTCGTATTCAGACACACATTTCTTACGACTGTCTACCCTCTTGTTTTGTGCCTCAGTGGGAAGCCGGCCAGCTACCGTCCCCCTTAATGATGCAAAGGTCAGAAACAACTATTTTTAATTCCCCCTATCATTCAGCACATTGTACTTATATACACTTTAATGACTTGGCCTCTaattatgtgtgttttgtgtcttgtTCCTCCAGGTTGAGTGTATTATTCAGGAAACTCTGAATGAGGACGGGTCACAACATGCGTGTGGCCCAGAGCTCACAGGTGACGTCTTTAATTATCAACAGAAAAGTATGGGTTAACAATTTTGACAATTGAGCAGCGGTGGAGAGCGTTGTCCACTAACCATACAattggtggttcgatccccagctcctcctgtcACCAATGGTGTGAGAGAAAAAGGGCTGTGTCTCGAAGCACcgtatgaatgagtgtgtgaatggatgataGTGACTTGTACTTTAAAGCGCTTTGAGTTGTCACTAAGACTGGGCAAGTGCTTTAAAAATATAGTCAATTTTTCTAATTACCATTAATGGATACATTTCTTACATTTGCAAAAATCATTATCATCATAAAACTAGAAGATGTGCTGCTTTTcctgtgttttatatatttattaacaaaaaacaatgcCTTTTTGACTGTGGGTATAGATAAGTGGGAAATAGTGACAGTTTACCgcagtattttcttttttacagtcCAACAGTTATTTGATTAAGTTTTAGTGAAATAACACAAGGAACTGCTGCAATTCTACTATAATCAGatacttttgtctttttccttaTCTTTTAAATTCCTTGTGTTAGTGtttcaacaatttttttttaatgcaaaataaTTTAGCATTTTCCAAAGCTAACATTAAATGTctggtgtgtttatgtgtctgagTGTTAATGTGCTGTTATCCTCTGCAGAGGAACTTGACGAGGTGCAAAGACATCAGAGTCTTCTCAGGGAGCTTCAGAAGTTGGCTGATGATGgtacaaacacatcacacacacaaacacacacactatctctctctgatttgttatttcctttttttggggAGAGGTATAGAAGTATTGTCCAATGCAAGCTTGTATTTTAAcaccacagcaaacacagcacTGACTATTGCAATCTGAAtgttgcagagagagagagggaacatgaggaggagagggagaacgAGCGTTATGAGTACAACTTGGCCGACGATGAGATCAACTTTGAGCAGAGggaccaggaggaggacaagaaggaggagagagacctGACCAACCTTGTGAAAAAGAACGGCGAAAAGAATAATTACAAGACCGATGGAGATGACACCAAAGAGAAGATGATGGAGAGGCCACGCATTGATGACACAGGGAggaatgatgaagaggagagagccaAGGAGCTTGAAGAGCTGCTGGCTGAGGAGATCAACAagaaagtgaaggaggagagtaATGATGAAGAGCTCAAAGAACTGCTGAAAGAGTTGAAAAAGAAGCGATATGAGTCTGTGAAGGAGAGGGAGATACAGAAAGGTTCTGAAACAgcccagaaggaggagatggaggataagaaggaagaggaggaaaaagaaagtaaagGAGAAACGGTGGAGGACTTGGAGAAGCAGAGAgttgaggagaggaagaaaaacgagGTGGAGCTgatggtggagaaggagaaggtggagaaggagcTCAAAGAGCTTCTCAAAGAGCAGGACAGCAAGGGCAAGCcacagcaggagagggagatgaaggagaagcaggaggagctggacgaacttatgaggaagatgaagagggtgaatgaggaagaggagcaggaggagcaggttgGGACAAAAGAGGAAGGGGTGGGTGACATGAAGGCGGAGGAGAAGAGCGAAAAGGAGGacggagaaggagaaaaggagtcTGATGAGAAAGCAGAGAATGAAGTCAAGAAGATAGAGGAGGTGGCAACAGAGGTGAAGGAGCCCCAGCAAAAGAGAGTGATGGAGAAAGCCAGTGACGAGGCCACACGGCAGTTTGAGAGGGAAAGATACaaaggtgaagaggaagaggaggaaaatggggaggatgaggaagatgaggatgagtATGtcagagaggacgaggaggggcAAGAGGAGGACGACGATGAAGAGGGTGAAGTCGAAGAAGATGAAGGGGTGAGTGCAAAACATATTGAAATGTTTGCATGGGTTTGGTCACATTGAATATTACAGCCCAAAGAGTGATTAAATACTTACTGGGCATATAGCCTTGGGGAACTCCACACATCTTGTTGTCAATTCACATGTATATTTACCAGTTGTTCCTGTCTTGAAGATATCTCCTGAACCACTTTAGCAAAACTGAAATCGTACCTGAGTCAATTTCTAAACAAAATCATCCAGAACCTTTATAACAACTGTTTCAGTACTGTGGTGGAGTTTGTATAATATAGTTTATCACCACagtaaaaactacaaaaacactAGATAGCATTCAATGGAGCattaacctccaccaaggtcccAGAAGTCTGCAtattaaagcacatttaaattcacagatCCTGAttttttgaaataattgaaaatgttgaaaaatgctaTTGTCAGGTGAAAAAAAACTAtagatctgccccctgatccagatccataccaatcattccaccaagttccaTGGTAATCTGTCCTGCAGGTTTTGCATAATCTTTCCTAAAGTATTTTATTGTaagtattgtattttatatctgTGTCCCTCTTAACTTTTCTTAGTACCCAGTAAGTATTTCCTTTGTACCCATACTCTATATTAACAGTGTATTTATTGGTTATTCTTGcttcaggagctgctggagattGAAGCAGAGTTGCGCAAAGTGGCTGCAGAACTGAGAGAGCTTCGCAGAGGCTAAGTCACAtgttctctccctcactcatacacatacacacacaaatacacacacacacactggactgaCGAAAACCCTTTGTTGTactcacaatcacacattcACCTCACACATTTCTCCCCTTGAACAGCCTTTAAGTCCCTTCAGCACTCAGAGAAATATCTTCAGTTGTCAATCTGTAAGTGGACAGTGGTGGAAAGTGTACACACTGTTGTTTCATGCCTGCTTTTAAATGACCTGGAAAAGGCCGTCTCTGTTCGTTTGAATGTTTCTGAGTgttgaggagaaggagatgccTCTTCTGGATGATCTGAAAGCTTGTTGTGTCCGTCACCCGTGTCCCTGGCTCTGTACCTGTAAATGCTGTTTGTGAAGTAGACAGGTGATGTCGCTTCAGTTGTAAATCGCAGTGGACACAAAGCATTCAGCACTTTGattcaaatgttcattttgacAGCAGGTTGCCGACCATGCACACGCCATCATCTTTGAAATGTGAGTCACAACAACCGTCAGCCAGAGCTACTCTCGTCTGAAGGTGTCATCCTCAGTGGTGTGTTCTTGTGGGATAAGCAGATTCCCTACTACAAATACTATGTgcatttcaatatatattttgtgcaATAATCAATGTGATAGCTGTTCCTGCTGTTCTGACTGTTAATGATATGTATTATTGGTATTTTTACACTGGAGTAAGTCATTAGTTCCTCTTGATTTCTTTGGTGACAAAGTAGAAATGGAggattgtgttttatttggctCATGCACTGTTAAAACCAGACTGTTTGTGATGAACCAGGGTGACACGAATAAACCACAGAGGAGAGTGATTGTAAAATCTGCACGTCGACACATATGTCAGATTTTGTACTGCGTGTGGGTTAGTGTGTGTTGACGGGACGTGATGTACTTAGAGCTTACAAGGTCTAAAAGTGTCACCTCAGGTTCTCAGTCAGCTTTGCACTCTTATCTTAACAAGCCAAGGAGAAGCCaaggaagagagggaaacacTAAAGCCATTTTTTCGTCTTTTGGTAACAGCAACACCGACAATAACGCTCAGTTGTGTTACTTCACTGGCATGTCAATAGTGTAAATAGTAGATATTATGGTTTTTAAGCCAAGGTTATAAGTAAACTGAAGGAATGGCGCCCCCAAGAGGACACTAGGTATAAATGCAAATGTCGCAGGATGAACAGGGTTACCACTGGAGGCCCACTTGACTGCAACAACGCAATGTAGACTACAGCACATGTGAATGCAATAATTATTCAAgtaattcatgtattttattatgTACTCAAAGTGCATCATGCAGTACTCATCTAGCAGatatactctctctcttttttctacACAACcaagatttaaaaacatttatgtatttaaatgctGGCAAAGTTGCCGGCCAACTTGTGTAAACACATAGTAATAAGGAACAATAATCATTCAGCACTGTTGAGCTCACTGCTGTCTAatccaaagaggagaggagatgtttgttcacatgggaataaatgaaaaaaatgaatgtactgtagttttctttttatagagAAATGCTAAATGTATTTCCACAAAAATGTATCTCACAAACAAGCAGGAGAGATATAGAAAATGTCTGTGGGTGGGGTCTGATATATACTGGGCATAGAGGAGATTTCTTGAGAcaggaaaaaatgtattataacaAAAACACCATTTGTAATATTACTGGCCAATCAGAGTGCTGTATTTTGTGCCTGCTGTATCTACTTCTATGCTTACTGTCTATCAATAAACAGAAAGTGGTATAAACCAgtatgtgtcagtgtcagtgtcagtttgTTGATCGACTTGAATCTCTGGAATCATTACTGTTGTTTACAGGGGATACAGCTCTGTTacacattgtaaataaataatgtagcAAAGTCTTGGAAACAGCTGATTTGGTTCAAAGCAAATCATCAGTCACATCTGCTCCCAAGGCGACTTAAGTGCCGGCAGACGGACCACCTGCAGTGTTTGTTGTCTGAGGAGAGCTGGTGGCCCGGGGGCAGGCGGAGGTCTGTTCGTCTAACACTGTCTTGATGTGGCTGAGCAGGGCGGAGAAAAACTGTGGCACTCCCTCATACCCTGGTGGACAGAAGAGGGATGTCAGAATATCAGCGTGTccgtgtgtgactgtgtctgtgaagCTGCAGTATACCTGGGAAGATGTTGATGTCGATGAcagtcagggt from Platichthys flesus chromosome 4, fPlaFle2.1, whole genome shotgun sequence includes:
- the LOC133952218 gene encoding DNA ligase 1 — its product is MGFLITAVFVWAVVGVGSRPATVPLNDAKVECIIQETLNEDGSQHACGPELTEELDEVQRHQSLLRELQKLADDEREREHEEERENERYEYNLADDEINFEQRDQEEDKKEERDLTNLVKKNGEKNNYKTDGDDTKEKMMERPRIDDTGRNDEEERAKELEELLAEEINKKVKEESNDEELKELLKELKKKRYESVKEREIQKGSETAQKEEMEDKKEEEEKESKGETVEDLEKQRVEERKKNEVELMVEKEKVEKELKELLKEQDSKGKPQQEREMKEKQEELDELMRKMKRVNEEEEQEEQVGTKEEGVGDMKAEEKSEKEDGEGEKESDEKAENEVKKIEEVATEVKEPQQKRVMEKASDEATRQFERERYKGEEEEEENGEDEEDEDEYVREDEEGQEEDDDEEGEVEEDEGELLEIEAELRKVAAELRELRRG